A stretch of DNA from Oceanidesulfovibrio indonesiensis:
AGCACCAGGGCAACAGGCTTCCGCTGGACGCACAACAGCTGGATCACCAGCAGGAACGCGATCTCCGCAGGAAAGAAGCCGATCCACTGCATGCCCGGCAACGGCTGGATGAACGGAACAATGAAGCGCACGAGGGGCCACAGATGCGCGCTAGCATGCGGCGCTATGACGGGAGATTGCGTCTCCTCGGCTTCTGCGGTCTTGGCGGCGTAATACGCGATGGCGTTGCGGACCAGAGCCAGTGCGGAGAGCGCGCAGATGATGCCGGCCGCCACCCTTGGCACAAGAGTGGACGGCACCCCGTAGCCCGGATACGCCGGCGAGTATGCAGGGATGACCCATATTATCAGCACCAGGCTCCCCAGGGCGGTGAAGCCATAGACGAGATTTTCTCGCGTTATTCCCGTCATTGTAT
This window harbors:
- a CDS encoding tripartite tricarboxylate transporter TctB family protein encodes the protein TMTGITRENLVYGFTALGSLVLIIWVIPAYSPAYPGYGVPSTLVPRVAAGIICALSALALVRNAIAYYAAKTAEAEETQSPVIAPHASAHLWPLVRFIVPFIQPLPGMQWIGFFPAEIAFLLVIQLLCVQRKPVALVLVAVIPEVVMCAAMRYALGVPMP